One Aquarana catesbeiana isolate 2022-GZ linkage group LG04, ASM4218655v1, whole genome shotgun sequence genomic region harbors:
- the SERP1 gene encoding stress-associated endoplasmic reticulum protein 1 — protein MVAKQRIRMANEKHSKNITQRGNVAKTARNATEEKSSVGPWLLALFIFVVCGSAIFQIIQSIRMGM, from the exons ATGGTGGCCAAACAGAGAATCCGAATGGCGAACGAAAAACACAGCAAGAACATCACACAGAGGGGCAACGTGGCCAAGACCGCG AGGAACGCCACGGAGGAGAAGTCATCGGTAGGTCCCTGGTTACTGGCTCTCTTCATCTTCGTGGTCTGCGGGTCAG CAATCTTCCAGATCATCCAGAGCATCAGGATGGGCATGTAA